TGAGAATATACGCAAAGAAGCTCTGATGGCTCTTGAAAGAATAGGAGACCACCGTGCTACAGAACACATAATGCAATCGCTCCAAGACCCAGATAAAACCATACAAGAAGAAGCAATAACAGCACTTGGAAGGATCGGAGACAAAAAAGCAGTACCATCACTCATACAAACTCTCAACAGCCCACAACTAGGAATCAGATGGAGATCAGCAGAAGCACTAGGCAAAATAGGAGACACACAAGCAACAGAACCCCTCATACAAACACTCCAAGACCCAGATAAAACCATACAAGAAGAAGCAATAACAGCACTTGGAAGGATTGTTGTGGATCCATTTATCCATGATTTGAAGGGTGAAGATCGCGACTTAAATGATAAAGCCATTATTGCACTTAACCATATAAGAGAATTGAATGTTATTGAAAAAAATATATTACAAAATGAAATTAAATCATCAACCCAGGATAATAATCAGTTAGATCAAGATTTGAAAGAAGAAATTCTAAATTTAAACGATGATGAACAAATTATCGAGAAATTAGTTCCAACTGAAATATCTGATATGGACGCTAAAAGGGCAGAACTTACAAAAAAGGGTTATCATGTATACATTGAAAATTTTATAAAAAATTCACGATACAATTACATTGATGGGTTTATTAGAAAATCACGTTATGATTATGAATTTACAGATATCCGAAATCTCCGTGAGTTACTTCAATACAAAGGCTTGGAATTTTCTGATGAAGAAATGCTCTCACTCATTAAAGAAGAAATAAAAAATCAGGATTACTTAGAATTTAAAAAAACAATTATGGGTCAAAAACCAAATGAATTGACAGATTATCTAGAAATTCTAATAAAAGATTATCCCGAACCAATGGATCATATAGACCAATTAAAAAAGCTTTTGAATAAACACAACATCCCACACAACAACAATCTAGCAGAACAAATAGAAAAAACACAAAAACAACAGGAAATCAAAGAATTCGAAAACAAAATATTAGCCAATGATACACAAAACTTTGTTGAAAATGCTTCTCCCTCAATTCTTAAAGGGTTTCGAATGAAGGAATTGAAAGAAAATAGGGATTTGATGATTGCAAATGGAAAATATATTTATATAGAAGCATTTGTAAAAAAATCACTGCCCAACTACGAATTAGGTAATGTGCAGAAATTCAGAGAACTATTAACCTATAAAAAAATGGAATTTTCTTTGGATGATTTAATCTGGCTTATACAAGAGGAAATAAAAAACCAGGAATACTTGGAGTTCAGAGAAAAATTAATGATCCAAAAACCAGAAACCATTGGAGATTACTTAGAAATTCTTATTAAAATTTATCCAGAACCAAAGGATCATATAACCCATTTAAAAAAGCTTCTAAACGAACATAACATCCAATACCCCACTAATATAGCAAAACAAATAGAAAAAACACAAAAACAAATGGAAATCAAAGAATTCGAAAACAAAATACTGGTTAAAACTGTTAATGAAGAAATTTTACCTGTTGAAATGGAAGATCTAGACGATGCATATATATATTTCAATATCGGAAATTTATACTATGACCTTGGGAAAATTGAAAATGCACTAACATATTATGATAAAGCTCTTTATATCTATCCCGATTTCATTGATGCCTGGAAACACTTGGGACTTATATACTACACCATGGGAAGATTACAGAAGGCAGCAGCTTGTTACAATCAGATTTTAAATTTTGATCCCAATCACCCAGAATTATGGTTAGATATTGGAATAATATTCTTTGAAATTGGAAAAGTTCCAGAAGCAAAGACTTGTTATGAAAAGGCAATGGAACTGAATCCATGTTATAAAAATGAACATTTTGCTGTTGATACCAGAAGCTTCCTTAAAAATAACATCAATTCACTGAAAAAATTTGATAATTATCTGGAACTTGCTTCATCTGCATCGTGGGAATCTTCCGATCCAACACCACCACTTTCTAGAATCATGCGTCTTTTAGATTAATAAATCATAGATAATCCATGATTTATTATTTTTAGTTATAATGGAATACCTACCCAGCTGAATATACCTATCATCTTTAAACCTATGAAGAACATAACTGCAATGTATAAATATCTTAATTCTCTTTCAGGAATCTTATGAGATGCATTTACACCAAGTTGAGCCATAGGAACTGTTATAATGCTCAGTGTTATCAACTGTATTAAATTGACATATCCGATGGAATAAGGAGGCAGTCCACTTATATTTACACCATTTAACGTATATGCAATAATTCCCCCCAAAGATGTGAAGATTAAAACTGCTGTTGATGTCCCAACAGCACGATGCATACTGAACCCCATTAGTATAGATAAAATTGGAACCAATACAACCCCTCCACCTATACCTAGAAGTCCTGAAAGAATACCTGCTATAAAACCAATTATTAAATATTTTAAAATTCCTTTTTTTGGTTCAGAACCATGTTCCGGATACTTAGCTACTAACATCCATGTAGCTGCAACTAAAACTAAAACTCCAAAAATTATTTTTAAATACTCCCCCGGAATGTTAGATGCAAGGGTTCCCCCAATAAATGCGGCAATTATTCCCGAAATTCCTATAAATACAGTTGGTTCTGTTAACACTGCACCTCTACGCTTGTGACCAATTGTCCCGCTAATTGCAGTGGGTAGAATCACAGCCAAGCTAGTTCCAAAAGCAACTCTGATTGCAGTAGTTGGATCTATTCCCAACGATGTAAGTAGAAAGAACTGAACAGGGACCATTATGAAACCTCCACCCACACCTAGTAGCCCTGAGGTAAAACCAACTAATGCTCCTGTAAAAAGCAATGCAACTATATATAATAAAAAATCCATGTTCTCTCCTATCAATTCCTAATTATTCCAAAATTATGTTTCCTTTATAAGTAGAAATAATTGATCTTATTTAAAATTAAAAGTTTCCAATTAGAATTTAAAAATATAGTTAAATAGTTTGATATAAATTCAATATATTCACCGATATTAGATAAAAAATCATTTAAAATATTAAAAAGATTCCATTAAATATACAAAAATTAATCTAACTAATACAATGAAATAATAAAGTTCATAAAGAAGAATCAAACTTATCATATGGACTCTAAAATCATTTATACATGGGATAAGAATAGTATAAATTATCAAGAGATAAAGAATTTTATAAAAACGGTGGTAGCTTGGATTTAAAGAAAATAAAAGGGATAGGCAGTCGTCAGGCAGATAAAATACTTTCAAACTTTGGCAGTGAGAAAGAATTTATTGAAGCAGTTCAAAACTACGAAGTAGACCGTATCACAAGTATAGAAGGAGTAAGTCAGAAAAAAGCAATTCAAATAATAAACACTATCCTAGGCAATCCCAGTAAAGAATTTCTGAAAACTGATCAGGCTGTTCAAATATATGATGATATAATAGAGAGGATCCTTAAGTTCGCCAATACCAAGTACTGTGAAAATAGGATACTTCTAATGAGTCCGCTTAAAAATCAAAAGAGCATCATGGAAAACATTGATTTTGTTATGAAAGCCAAGCATTTTGTGGGCAAACTACCATTAGATGACTTAAGATCTTTACTTAAAAAAATAGATTCCCTGGAAGAACCAAAACCATTGTATGATCCTTCAAATGCAATATTGGTTGAGACACGGGATGATTATCACCAACTTATAGACATGGGTCTTAACAGTTACTGCCCAATTATAACTGGAGATGAACTTGAAAACCCTGAAGACTTTGAATTCATTGTTTATGTATATAGCGAGGGCTTAATGGAGTTTGAATCCCAGAACATTGCAATGGTAAATAACTCATCAGAAATGTATGAGATTGTTCCAGAAGTTATTTTGTCATATTACAAAAAAAATTATCCTATAATAAAAAACGCCCTTAAAATAAAAGAAATATTAGGGCAGGATTCTATTCTAGGAGATGTTATTGAAATTATAGATTCATTGGAATCCGATGATATAGATGAAACAATTTTTGAAGATGCAGTGGAAACATCCAAACGTAAAGCGGATTTAAAACTTAAAGAAGCAATTAAAAAAGTAGATCTCAAAGGCGATGAAATATTAGACCTTTTAAACGAGGATATGCCTAAAAAGATACAAGAAATATTCGATGAAGTTATAACCGAAGCAAGAAAAGAAGTTCGTGAAAATACTGGATGCTCCTTTGATCCTTTCATACAGAAATATCCAATTGAAATTGATAATGAAGAACTTGAAAGGATCAAAAAGCAGGAAATATCCAAAAAATATGTAAATGCACATGAAGAAAATGTGAAAGCAGCTCAAACACTCTCAACTATGAAACCAATAGTGGAAGAAGAAATACATGAGATTTTACTCTTTGACTATGAATTTGCACTCGGCTGTTTTGCACATTACTATAATCTAAATCCGCCCGAACTTGGAAATGGATTCAGTTTCCACAATGGAATACATCTAAATCTTGCACTAGAAAATAGTATAGAAGTTCAAAAAATTGATTACACACTCGAATCCCCGAATAATGTTGTGCTCTTAACAGGAGCAAATAGTGGAGGTAAAACAACTCTTCTAGAAACAATAGCCCAAATTTGTATAATGTCACAGATGGGACTTCCTGTATGTGCAAGTAAAGCTCGTGTTAAAATAGTAGATGAAGTTTATTTTTTCTCAAAAAAACGTTCCTTAGATGCCGGCGCATTCGAATCATTTTTAAGAACTTTTATGCCCATAGTTACTCTAGATACTGACAAATTAATATTATTAGATGAATTAGAAGCCATAACCGAACTTGAAGCAGCTGTAAAAATCATATCCAGTTTCATGGATTTCATAAGTGATTCCAATTCCCTTGCAGTGATTGTAACCCATATGGCCCGCGAAATATTGAAATATACAGATGTCCGAGTGGATGGAATAGAAGCTAAAGGTTTGGATGAAAATTACAATCTCATAGTTGATAGAACACCTCGTATGGATTATTTTGCAAGGAGTACTCCGGAATTAATATTAAGAAGAATGTATGAAAAATCAGATGATAATAAGTTGAAGAATATTTACAGACAAGTTTTAGAAAAATTTTAATTTCACTTTTTTTAATTTAAATATGTTACTCCTAAGAAATGATCAAAATAAATAAATTATCCGAAGGTTTATGAAAATGAGAATATTAGGTATAGACCTAGCTGGTAAAGAAGAAAATGAAACGGGTATCTGCATTTTAGATGGGGATAAATTTAGTTTATCCACCATTCATACTGACAAAGAGATTTTAAAACTGGCAGATAAACTGGAACCGTCACTAATTATAATAGATGCACCACTTTCCCTTCCAAAAGGTCGTTGCTGTCTTGAGAAAGAATGTAATTGTTCTGTTGGAGGGCATTTTCGACAGGCAGAACGAGATATACGTAGTTATGGTCGCGTACTTCCCCTGACATTCAAGGGTATGAAGATGTTAACAATGAGGGGAATTAGAATTTCATCACAACTTAAACAAAAATATAATGTTATTGAATCCCATCCACGTACTAGTAAAAGGCTCTTGGGTTATGATGACCCTGTATCCTGTTTAAGTAAATTTTTTAGAATACCTGCAAATTTAACAATGCATGAATTAGATGCAGGACTATTAGTTTTAACTGGTTTTTTATACCTACAAAAACTGTGCATAAAACTTGGTGATCCAAATGAAGGACGTATTATTATCCAGGATATAAAAAAATGTACTGGATATACTGAATCATAACTATAAATTATAAACTAAAATAATAATTGTACTGTCCAACAGTTTGTTAGATCTTATATCAAGATAAAATAAAATTTCTTGTTAAGTATGTAATTAAAATTAATTTAATAATAAGGATGGCCGGCAGCGTCAAAGGGTTCCCATAGGCGCTAACCCACAGTACAACCAAAAACGCAGGAGGACTTTACTTCTGGGATCGAAACGAGACCAGGTGTAACCCCACCGCTATGGCCGCCGCACCAATGATAATTATATAAATTTCTTTAAATTGTTTTTATTTAAAAAAATCTAATAAATTTATTGGTAATCGTTTATATTTTTTATAAATCAGATTAATGTGTATATGTTGTTATAATAAGGATGGCCGGCAGCGTCAAAGGGTTCCCATAGGCGCTAACCCACAGTACAACCAAAAACGCAGGAGGACTTTACTTCTGGGATCGAAACGAGACCAGGTGTAACCCCACCGCTATGGCCGCCGCACCAAAACACATATAAAAAACTATCCGTATATACTTCACCCCAACTGAATACACCTAACTAGAATAAAACAACCAAACACCTAAAACACCTAAATATATTTACATTAAATGAAATCATACTG
This sequence is a window from Methanobacterium sp. SMA-27. Protein-coding genes within it:
- a CDS encoding HEAT repeat domain-containing protein, coding for MRVFNLLKNRIDEMKDKEDIDGLIDALNDNDENIRKEALMALERIGDHRATEHIMQSLQDPDKTIQEEAITALGRIGDKKAVPSLIQTLNSPQLGIRWRSAEALGKIGDTQATEPLIQTLQDPDKTIQEEAITALGRIVVDPFIHDLKGEDRDLNDKAIIALNHIRELNVIEKNILQNEIKSSTQDNNQLDQDLKEEILNLNDDEQIIEKLVPTEISDMDAKRAELTKKGYHVYIENFIKNSRYNYIDGFIRKSRYDYEFTDIRNLRELLQYKGLEFSDEEMLSLIKEEIKNQDYLEFKKTIMGQKPNELTDYLEILIKDYPEPMDHIDQLKKLLNKHNIPHNNNLAEQIEKTQKQQEIKEFENKILANDTQNFVENASPSILKGFRMKELKENRDLMIANGKYIYIEAFVKKSLPNYELGNVQKFRELLTYKKMEFSLDDLIWLIQEEIKNQEYLEFREKLMIQKPETIGDYLEILIKIYPEPKDHITHLKKLLNEHNIQYPTNIAKQIEKTQKQMEIKEFENKILVKTVNEEILPVEMEDLDDAYIYFNIGNLYYDLGKIENALTYYDKALYIYPDFIDAWKHLGLIYYTMGRLQKAAACYNQILNFDPNHPELWLDIGIIFFEIGKVPEAKTCYEKAMELNPCYKNEHFAVDTRSFLKNNINSLKKFDNYLELASSASWESSDPTPPLSRIMRLLD
- a CDS encoding DUF429 domain-containing protein translates to MRILGIDLAGKEENETGICILDGDKFSLSTIHTDKEILKLADKLEPSLIIIDAPLSLPKGRCCLEKECNCSVGGHFRQAERDIRSYGRVLPLTFKGMKMLTMRGIRISSQLKQKYNVIESHPRTSKRLLGYDDPVSCLSKFFRIPANLTMHELDAGLLVLTGFLYLQKLCIKLGDPNEGRIIIQDIKKCTGYTES
- a CDS encoding helix-hairpin-helix domain-containing protein codes for the protein MDLKKIKGIGSRQADKILSNFGSEKEFIEAVQNYEVDRITSIEGVSQKKAIQIINTILGNPSKEFLKTDQAVQIYDDIIERILKFANTKYCENRILLMSPLKNQKSIMENIDFVMKAKHFVGKLPLDDLRSLLKKIDSLEEPKPLYDPSNAILVETRDDYHQLIDMGLNSYCPIITGDELENPEDFEFIVYVYSEGLMEFESQNIAMVNNSSEMYEIVPEVILSYYKKNYPIIKNALKIKEILGQDSILGDVIEIIDSLESDDIDETIFEDAVETSKRKADLKLKEAIKKVDLKGDEILDLLNEDMPKKIQEIFDEVITEARKEVRENTGCSFDPFIQKYPIEIDNEELERIKKQEISKKYVNAHEENVKAAQTLSTMKPIVEEEIHEILLFDYEFALGCFAHYYNLNPPELGNGFSFHNGIHLNLALENSIEVQKIDYTLESPNNVVLLTGANSGGKTTLLETIAQICIMSQMGLPVCASKARVKIVDEVYFFSKKRSLDAGAFESFLRTFMPIVTLDTDKLILLDELEAITELEAAVKIISSFMDFISDSNSLAVIVTHMAREILKYTDVRVDGIEAKGLDENYNLIVDRTPRMDYFARSTPELILRRMYEKSDDNKLKNIYRQVLEKF
- a CDS encoding sulfite exporter TauE/SafE family protein — protein: MDFLLYIVALLFTGALVGFTSGLLGVGGGFIMVPVQFFLLTSLGIDPTTAIRVAFGTSLAVILPTAISGTIGHKRRGAVLTEPTVFIGISGIIAAFIGGTLASNIPGEYLKIIFGVLVLVAATWMLVAKYPEHGSEPKKGILKYLIIGFIAGILSGLLGIGGGVVLVPILSILMGFSMHRAVGTSTAVLIFTSLGGIIAYTLNGVNISGLPPYSIGYVNLIQLITLSIITVPMAQLGVNASHKIPERELRYLYIAVMFFIGLKMIGIFSWVGIPL